In Acidobacteriota bacterium, the following proteins share a genomic window:
- a CDS encoding ATP synthase F0 subunit B, giving the protein MTPPNLSLIFIMVCFWVTLWIVYRFLIRPVGTVIAERQRRTDGAQREWSAKNEEYLAAVSQVEDEIAQAAKDSSQMRAEARQGAMDRRQETLDHARADADERLNAALETLKGEAESARADLRGRAEELARLLADRLLGREISS; this is encoded by the coding sequence ATGACCCCACCAAACCTGTCCCTGATCTTCATCATGGTTTGCTTCTGGGTGACCCTCTGGATTGTTTACCGTTTCTTGATTCGACCGGTCGGTACGGTCATCGCGGAGCGTCAGCGCCGTACCGATGGTGCGCAACGTGAGTGGTCGGCGAAAAACGAGGAGTACCTCGCCGCCGTCAGCCAGGTCGAGGACGAAATAGCCCAGGCCGCCAAAGACTCGTCGCAAATGCGTGCCGAGGCACGCCAGGGAGCGATGGACAGGCGCCAGGAAACCCTCGATCACGCGCGTGCGGATGCGGATGAGCGCCTCAACGCGGCCCTCGAAACTCTCAAGGGCGAGGCGGAATCCGCCCGAGCAGACCTTCGGGGACGGGCAGAGGAGTTGGCGCGTTTGCTCGCCGATCGCCTTCTCGGTCGGGAGATTTCCTCATGA
- a CDS encoding polymer-forming cytoskeletal protein, translating into MARGESLNGFVDSGCTIRGELEFSNYFRVDGRVEGTVRSRSELVVGDGGVVEGEVEVARCVVGGEVRGTVRASEQVLLHAGAKVWADIHTPALVMEDGAFLEGAVSMDSKDVKKNTNKVSSTS; encoded by the coding sequence ATGGCCCGAGGAGAGTCTCTCAACGGCTTTGTGGACTCCGGGTGCACGATTCGAGGAGAGCTCGAGTTTTCCAACTACTTTCGCGTCGACGGCCGGGTAGAGGGCACGGTCCGATCACGCTCCGAGCTCGTGGTCGGGGACGGAGGGGTAGTTGAAGGCGAGGTCGAGGTGGCTCGCTGCGTCGTCGGCGGTGAGGTGCGCGGTACGGTTCGCGCCTCCGAGCAGGTCCTGCTTCATGCCGGCGCGAAAGTGTGGGCGGACATCCATACGCCGGCGCTTGTGATGGAGGATGGTGCCTTCCTCGAGGGGGCCGTGAGCATGGATTCAAAGGACGTGAAAAAAAACACAAATAAGGTATCATCGACATCTTGA